One part of the Algibacter sp. L1A34 genome encodes these proteins:
- a CDS encoding HopJ type III effector protein, with translation MTLELFIEKLKNTPETIVFTDTTSVIEAKYNFTPTAFKNGTLENGVGENSGSCKLFAFAKLEKLMKEDTLACFGQFYFDDVLKDPNGTGHQNIRNFMKTGFNGLSFEGNPLTKK, from the coding sequence ATGACATTAGAATTATTTATAGAAAAATTAAAAAACACTCCTGAAACCATTGTTTTTACTGATACTACAAGTGTAATTGAAGCAAAATATAACTTTACACCAACCGCTTTTAAAAATGGAACATTAGAAAATGGTGTTGGAGAAAACTCAGGGTCTTGTAAACTATTTGCTTTTGCAAAACTCGAGAAACTAATGAAAGAAGACACTTTAGCATGTTTTGGTCAGTTTTATTTTGATGATGTTCTAAAAGATCCAAATGGAACCGGACACCAAAATATTAGAAACTTTATGAAAACCGGGTTTAATGGTTTAAGTTTTGAAGGTAATCCTCTAACCAAAAAATAA
- a CDS encoding uracil-DNA glycosylase family protein, with the protein MQELLSNIRQCKICEEHLVLGARPVLSAHPDSKIVIIGQAPGIKVHLSGIPWDDASGKQLRKWLNVSVEDFYDETKFAIIPMGFCYPGKGKTGDLPPRPECAPQWHELLFNKLKNVELVILIGMYAQKYYLGKTAKKTLTETVDNFQEYLPKFLPLPHPSPRNRFWLTKNPWFETEVIPMLQKRVETLL; encoded by the coding sequence CTGCAGGAACTTTTATCCAATATAAGACAATGTAAAATTTGCGAAGAACATCTCGTTTTAGGCGCAAGACCTGTGCTTTCTGCTCACCCAGATTCTAAAATTGTAATTATCGGGCAAGCACCAGGAATCAAGGTGCATTTGTCTGGAATTCCTTGGGATGATGCTAGTGGAAAACAACTGAGAAAATGGCTAAATGTTTCCGTTGAAGATTTTTACGATGAAACAAAATTCGCCATAATCCCGATGGGGTTTTGCTATCCTGGAAAAGGAAAAACAGGCGATTTACCACCAAGACCAGAATGTGCACCACAATGGCACGAGCTCTTATTTAATAAACTTAAAAACGTTGAGTTAGTTATTCTTATTGGTATGTATGCACAAAAATATTATTTAGGGAAAACAGCGAAAAAAACGTTGACAGAAACGGTTGATAATTTCCAAGAGTATCTACCCAAATTTCTACCCTTACCACATCCTTCACCTAGAAATAGATTTTGGCTAACGAAGAATCCTTGGTTTGAAACAGAAGTTATACCCATGTTGCAAAAAAGGGTTGAAACGTTATTATAA
- a CDS encoding dipeptide epimerase gives MQIELKPYNLKLKHTFTISRESHDIQPSLIACLTLNGKTGYGEATSNPYYNITVESMTTEINAISKDIENFNFTTPEVFHAFLVKKGLTNFAICALDLAAHDLYGKLEGKPLYDIWGTTLEAFPTTNYTIGIASIDKMVAKMKEMPWPIYKIKLGTNDDVNIVKALRKESDAVFRIDANCAWTADETIKNAPLLKELGVEFLEQPLKADDWEGMKKVMKHSVLPVIADESCIVEDDVEACCKHFSGINIKLTKCGGLTPALRMIKKGKAMGVKVMVGCMTESTVGISAIAQLIPQLDYVDMDGALLLKEDIANGVIIQEDASVIFPTLGGSGVTLK, from the coding sequence ATGCAAATAGAATTAAAGCCGTACAACCTTAAACTAAAACACACCTTCACCATATCTAGAGAGTCGCACGACATTCAACCTAGCTTAATCGCTTGTCTTACCCTAAACGGAAAAACAGGTTATGGAGAAGCAACATCTAATCCGTATTACAACATCACTGTTGAAAGTATGACGACAGAAATTAACGCGATTTCGAAGGATATTGAAAACTTCAACTTTACAACACCCGAAGTTTTTCATGCATTTTTAGTAAAAAAAGGCTTAACCAATTTCGCTATTTGCGCTTTAGATTTAGCTGCTCACGATTTATACGGCAAACTAGAAGGTAAACCTCTTTACGATATTTGGGGAACAACCTTAGAAGCATTCCCGACCACAAATTACACCATTGGCATTGCTAGCATAGATAAAATGGTTGCTAAAATGAAAGAAATGCCATGGCCTATCTACAAAATAAAACTAGGCACCAACGACGATGTTAACATTGTAAAAGCGCTAAGAAAAGAAAGCGATGCCGTTTTTAGAATTGATGCTAATTGTGCTTGGACAGCAGATGAAACTATTAAAAACGCACCTCTTTTAAAAGAGTTAGGAGTTGAATTTTTAGAACAACCGCTAAAAGCAGATGATTGGGAAGGCATGAAAAAAGTTATGAAACATTCTGTTTTACCCGTAATTGCAGACGAAAGTTGCATTGTTGAAGACGATGTAGAAGCTTGCTGCAAACATTTTAGCGGTATAAACATAAAACTTACTAAATGCGGAGGCTTAACGCCTGCACTACGCATGATTAAAAAAGGTAAAGCCATGGGCGTAAAAGTTATGGTTGGCTGCATGACGGAATCTACCGTTGGTATTTCGGCTATTGCCCAACTTATACCTCAACTAGATTATGTTGATATGGATGGTGCGCTTTTACTTAAAGAAGATATTGCAAACGGTGTAATTATTCAAGAAGATGCGAGTGTGATATTTCCGACTTTAGGAGGCAGTGGTGTAACTTTAAAATAA
- a CDS encoding aminotransferase class I/II-fold pyridoxal phosphate-dependent enzyme: MIFNLNSFPSSHISIEGKTYLYFGGTSYLGLQFDTEFQNIFIENIRKYGTNYGASRKSNIRISIYDEVETYLAKYIGGESCISLSSGYLAGQLVAQALNTEDYTFFYAPNTHSALSLSITENKSASSYQELKIALNLHLKSNKKQTPVVFLDAIDFQGNNFPDFEGLKTLPLSKILLVIDDSHGIGIVGANGGGIYKTIKNLNPMELIVCSSLGKGFGVQAGVIFGSKKRITSFENTSFFGGASPASPANLATVINAKSIYESKRNDLERNTQLFLKHVKNLEGFNYMKGHPAFTFSEENLNKHLENNNIIVTSFRYPDETSPIMSRIVISAAHTEDDITTLCEVLNEY, from the coding sequence ATGATCTTTAATCTAAATTCTTTTCCATCTAGTCACATTTCAATTGAAGGTAAAACCTATCTTTATTTTGGCGGAACCTCGTATTTAGGACTTCAATTTGACACTGAATTCCAAAATATATTTATTGAAAACATTAGAAAGTACGGCACAAATTACGGTGCTTCACGAAAATCTAATATTCGTATTTCTATTTATGATGAAGTGGAGACTTACTTAGCAAAATATATTGGTGGTGAATCCTGCATTAGTTTATCTTCTGGATATCTAGCAGGACAACTTGTTGCTCAAGCTCTAAATACTGAAGATTATACTTTTTTTTATGCTCCAAACACACATTCCGCATTAAGTTTATCGATTACAGAAAATAAATCTGCATCATCTTATCAAGAGTTAAAAATCGCTTTAAACCTTCATTTAAAAAGTAATAAAAAACAAACACCTGTTGTGTTTTTAGATGCTATTGATTTTCAAGGTAATAATTTCCCTGATTTTGAAGGGTTAAAAACACTTCCGCTTTCTAAAATTCTTTTAGTTATAGACGACTCACACGGCATTGGCATTGTTGGTGCAAATGGTGGAGGTATTTATAAAACTATTAAAAATTTAAACCCAATGGAATTAATAGTTTGCAGCTCCTTAGGGAAGGGTTTCGGGGTTCAAGCTGGTGTTATATTTGGATCAAAAAAGCGAATTACTTCATTTGAAAACACTTCATTTTTTGGAGGAGCAAGTCCTGCCTCACCCGCAAACTTAGCAACTGTAATTAATGCAAAATCTATATATGAATCTAAACGAAATGATTTAGAACGCAATACACAACTTTTCTTGAAACATGTAAAAAATCTTGAAGGTTTTAATTATATGAAAGGACACCCGGCGTTTACCTTTTCCGAAGAAAACTTAAATAAACACCTCGAAAACAACAACATTATAGTAACAAGTTTTCGGTATCCAGATGAAACTTCACCTATAATGAGTAGAATTGTTATAAGTGCAGCGCATACGGAAGATGATATCACTACGCTTTGCGAGGTTTTGAATGAGTATTGA
- a CDS encoding OsmC family protein: MKNLVTTTWLGEMKFESTNPSGHNLFIDAGEENGGKSEGYRPKALMLSALAGCSGLDVASLIKKMKLDVDTFKIETEANLTEEHPKYYDKVAMHFHFYGNNLNEKKLQKAVDLSIEKYCGVMEMFRQFSELTIETHFHLK; this comes from the coding sequence ATGAAAAATTTAGTTACTACAACCTGGTTAGGTGAAATGAAATTTGAAAGCACTAACCCATCCGGACACAACCTTTTTATAGATGCAGGTGAAGAAAACGGTGGAAAAAGCGAAGGCTATCGCCCAAAAGCACTTATGCTGTCTGCTTTAGCAGGTTGCTCTGGACTTGATGTAGCATCATTAATTAAAAAAATGAAACTAGATGTTGATACTTTCAAAATTGAAACTGAAGCTAATTTAACAGAAGAACACCCAAAATATTACGATAAAGTAGCTATGCATTTCCATTTTTATGGAAATAATTTAAACGAAAAGAAACTTCAAAAAGCAGTCGATTTATCTATTGAAAAATATTGTGGCGTTATGGAAATGTTCCGTCAATTTTCAGAATTAACCATTGAAACCCACTTTCATTTAAAATAA
- the recJ gene encoding single-stranded-DNA-specific exonuclease RecJ, which translates to MRWTLKEKPQVEETEALQKALQVDTTTATLLLQRGIKTFEEAKTFFRPSLTDLHDPFLMKDMDKAVVRIEKAIANQENILVYGDYDVDGTTSVALMSTYLKTLHNLVYTYIPNRYDEGYGVSFKGVNFALENNFTLIITLDCGIKAIDKVEHAKKLGIDFIICDHHRPGDKIPDAVAVLDPKREDCNYPYKELCGCGVGFKLIQALASKKGKTAEDLTEYLDLVATAIGADIVPIDGENRVLAYFGLQIINTNPRPGIKAILTQVEKTELTITDVVFIVAPRINAAGRMKHGNYAVTLLTEDDDELATKYAAEINDYNLERRETDKRITEEALIQIEENKEQDRITTVVYHKDWHKGVIGIVASRLTETYHRPTLVFTKSGEFLAASARSVRGFDVYNALEACTEHIEQFGGHKYAAGLTLKEENYEAFKQAFEDEVSKTIDRNLLTPEIKIDLEIDLESITPKFNRILKQFAPYGPSNMTPVFLTENLIDTGYGKPVGADQTHLRLTATQEGTSKQIVGIGFSMADKFEIISNSKPFKAVYSIDENEWQGNVSLQMKIRDIKA; encoded by the coding sequence ATGCGTTGGACATTAAAAGAAAAACCACAAGTAGAAGAAACTGAAGCTTTGCAAAAAGCACTACAAGTAGACACTACCACGGCAACATTACTTTTGCAACGTGGCATTAAAACTTTTGAAGAAGCAAAAACTTTTTTCCGCCCCAGTTTAACAGATTTGCACGATCCATTCTTAATGAAAGATATGGACAAAGCTGTGGTGCGCATTGAAAAAGCGATTGCTAACCAAGAAAACATTTTAGTTTATGGTGATTATGATGTCGATGGCACCACTTCGGTTGCTTTAATGTCTACTTATTTAAAAACCCTACATAACCTTGTTTACACCTACATTCCAAATCGATATGATGAAGGTTATGGTGTATCATTTAAAGGTGTAAACTTTGCTTTAGAAAACAACTTCACATTAATAATCACACTAGATTGCGGTATTAAGGCGATTGATAAAGTAGAGCATGCAAAAAAATTAGGAATAGATTTTATTATATGTGATCATCACCGACCAGGCGATAAAATTCCAGATGCAGTTGCTGTTTTAGACCCAAAACGAGAAGACTGTAACTACCCATATAAAGAACTTTGTGGTTGTGGTGTAGGTTTTAAACTTATTCAAGCTTTAGCGTCTAAAAAGGGAAAAACAGCTGAGGATTTAACCGAATATTTAGATTTAGTAGCCACGGCTATTGGAGCAGATATTGTTCCTATAGATGGTGAAAATCGTGTTCTCGCCTACTTTGGATTACAGATTATAAACACCAATCCACGACCAGGAATTAAAGCGATTTTAACTCAAGTAGAAAAAACAGAACTTACCATAACCGATGTTGTTTTTATTGTAGCTCCACGCATTAATGCTGCTGGCCGCATGAAACATGGTAATTACGCTGTAACCTTATTAACCGAGGATGATGATGAGTTGGCTACCAAATATGCTGCTGAAATTAACGATTATAATCTTGAACGTCGCGAAACCGATAAAAGAATAACCGAAGAAGCACTTATACAAATTGAAGAAAATAAAGAACAAGACCGCATAACAACCGTAGTTTATCATAAGGATTGGCACAAAGGTGTTATTGGCATTGTAGCTTCTAGATTAACCGAAACATACCACAGACCAACTTTAGTTTTTACTAAAAGTGGTGAATTTTTAGCTGCTTCAGCACGTTCGGTTAGAGGTTTTGATGTTTACAATGCATTAGAAGCGTGTACTGAACATATTGAACAATTTGGTGGACATAAATACGCTGCGGGATTAACATTAAAAGAAGAAAATTACGAAGCTTTTAAGCAAGCTTTTGAAGATGAAGTCTCTAAAACCATCGACAGAAATTTGCTAACACCAGAAATAAAAATTGATCTCGAAATAGATTTAGAAAGCATTACGCCTAAATTTAATAGAATTTTAAAACAATTTGCACCTTACGGACCAAGTAATATGACACCCGTTTTTTTAACAGAAAACCTCATCGATACAGGCTACGGAAAACCAGTTGGTGCAGATCAAACCCATTTAAGATTAACAGCAACACAAGAAGGTACTTCAAAACAAATAGTTGGTATCGGTTTTAGCATGGCAGATAAATTTGAAATAATTTCAAATAGCAAACCATTTAAAGCCGTTTATTCTATAGACGAAAACGAATGGCAAGGTAATGTAAGCTTACAAATGAAAATACGCGATATTAAGGCTTAA
- a CDS encoding MFS transporter: MAKTDPYAALRIKEFNIFLLVRFLLVFGWSMQFIVIEWQVYSLTKDPLSLGIIGLMEIIPAFTMALFAGHIVDQKEKRNLLATCIAAFSLISLGLFLLTWNKIVGDWNSKSILYSIYALVFFGGFLRSFFGPTIFSLVALIVPKRVYPNAATWNSSTWQMAGVLGPALGGFTIGWIGVHWSLCIIFGLILSSLFILLKIKRKPILNPKIGEPVIESLKEGVRFVIKTKAILGAMTLDMVAVLFGGAIALLPVFAQDILKVGSEGFGVLRATPAVGAFITMLITAYIPISKNAGMKLLVAIFGFGVCIIVFGLSNIFWISAIALFFSGMTDGVSMVIRQTIFQLKTPDHMRGRVSSVNSMFVGSSNELGAFESGVTAKLFGAVTAVVFGGTMTLITVVATGLASPSFRKLDLTEDLKAHESDE; encoded by the coding sequence ATGGCAAAAACCGATCCCTACGCAGCATTGCGTATTAAAGAATTCAACATATTTTTATTAGTCCGCTTTCTACTAGTTTTTGGTTGGTCTATGCAATTTATTGTTATCGAATGGCAAGTTTACAGCCTTACAAAAGATCCATTATCTCTTGGTATTATTGGTTTAATGGAAATTATACCAGCCTTTACCATGGCGCTTTTTGCGGGTCATATTGTAGATCAAAAAGAAAAACGAAATCTCTTAGCAACTTGTATTGCCGCCTTTTCCTTAATTAGTTTAGGTTTATTTTTACTCACTTGGAATAAAATTGTTGGAGATTGGAATTCTAAAAGCATATTATATTCCATATACGCCTTAGTATTTTTTGGCGGCTTTTTACGTTCATTTTTTGGACCTACAATATTTTCACTCGTAGCTTTAATCGTGCCTAAAAGAGTATATCCAAACGCCGCCACATGGAACAGTTCTACATGGCAAATGGCTGGTGTTTTAGGCCCCGCTTTAGGAGGCTTCACCATTGGTTGGATTGGCGTACATTGGTCGCTTTGTATCATATTTGGGTTAATACTTTCTTCCCTTTTCATCTTACTAAAAATAAAACGCAAGCCTATTTTAAATCCTAAAATTGGCGAACCGGTAATAGAAAGTTTAAAAGAAGGCGTACGCTTTGTAATTAAAACCAAAGCCATTTTAGGTGCGATGACTTTAGATATGGTTGCCGTACTTTTTGGAGGTGCCATCGCACTTCTTCCGGTTTTTGCTCAAGATATTTTAAAAGTGGGAAGCGAAGGTTTTGGCGTATTACGCGCTACACCAGCCGTTGGAGCTTTTATTACCATGTTGATTACAGCTTATATTCCGATAAGTAAAAATGCAGGCATGAAATTATTAGTTGCCATTTTTGGTTTTGGAGTATGTATTATTGTATTTGGATTATCAAATATATTCTGGATTTCGGCAATAGCTCTATTTTTCAGCGGTATGACGGATGGAGTTTCTATGGTAATTAGGCAAACTATTTTTCAACTAAAAACACCCGATCATATGCGTGGGCGTGTATCCTCAGTAAACTCTATGTTTGTAGGATCATCCAATGAATTAGGTGCTTTTGAAAGTGGTGTTACCGCGAAACTTTTCGGAGCGGTTACCGCTGTGGTTTTTGGAGGCACAATGACTTTAATTACTGTAGTTGCCACCGGCTTAGCTTCACCTTCTTTTAGAAAATTAGATTTAACCGAAGATTTGAAAGCACATGAAAGTGACGAATAA
- the lepA gene encoding translation elongation factor 4 yields the protein MKNIRNFCIIAHIDHGKSTLADRLLDFTGSVTAREQQAQLLDSMDLERERGITIKSHAIQMDYELDGEKYILNLIDTPGHVDFSYEVSRSIAACEGALLIVDAAQSIQAQTISNLYLALENDLEIIPVLNKIDLPSANPEEVTDDIVDLLGCSPEEVIHASGKTGFGVENILKAIIDRVPAPKGDPNAPLQALIFDSVYNTFRGIETYFRVFNGEIKKGQKIKFVATDKEYYADEVGTLKLTQVAKKSVKTGDVGYLITGIKTAKEVKVGDTITDFDNPTTNIVEGFEDVKPMVFAGIYPVDTEDYEELRNSMEKLQLNDASLVFAPESSAALGFGFRCGFLGMLHMEIIQERLEREFDMTVITTVPNVSYHAFTNKNPNEAFIVNNPSDLPDPSTVNRVEEPYIKATIITKADFVGNVMSLCIEKRGIVLNQTYLTPERVELTFEMPLAEIVFDFYDRLKTVSKGYASFDYHPIGMKESKLVRLDILLNALTVDALSALIHADNAQNIGKKMCEKLKELIPRQQFDIPIQAAIGAKIISRETIKALRKDVTAKCYGGDISRKRKLLEKQKKGKKRMRQVGNVEIPQQAFMAVLKLND from the coding sequence ATGAAGAACATTAGAAACTTTTGCATTATTGCACATATTGACCACGGAAAAAGCACACTTGCCGACCGTTTGTTAGATTTTACAGGATCTGTAACCGCTAGAGAGCAACAAGCCCAACTACTTGATAGTATGGATTTGGAGCGCGAACGTGGTATTACCATAAAATCGCACGCCATCCAAATGGATTATGAATTAGATGGTGAAAAATATATATTAAATTTAATTGATACTCCTGGCCACGTGGATTTCTCTTATGAGGTTTCTAGATCTATTGCAGCGTGCGAGGGTGCACTTCTAATTGTAGATGCCGCACAAAGTATACAAGCACAAACTATTTCTAATTTATATTTAGCTCTAGAAAATGATTTAGAGATTATTCCAGTACTGAATAAAATAGATTTACCAAGTGCAAACCCAGAAGAAGTAACCGATGATATTGTAGATTTATTAGGTTGCTCTCCGGAAGAAGTAATTCACGCTAGTGGAAAAACAGGTTTTGGTGTCGAAAATATTTTAAAAGCTATTATCGATCGTGTTCCTGCTCCTAAAGGAGATCCAAATGCACCTTTACAAGCTTTAATTTTCGATTCCGTTTATAATACTTTTAGAGGTATTGAAACTTATTTTAGAGTTTTTAACGGCGAAATAAAAAAAGGACAAAAAATTAAATTCGTTGCAACGGATAAAGAATATTATGCAGACGAAGTTGGCACCTTAAAACTAACTCAAGTTGCCAAAAAAAGTGTAAAAACTGGTGATGTTGGCTATTTAATTACTGGTATAAAAACTGCAAAAGAAGTTAAAGTAGGTGATACTATTACAGATTTTGACAACCCTACAACAAATATCGTTGAAGGTTTTGAAGATGTTAAACCTATGGTATTTGCTGGTATTTACCCAGTAGACACTGAAGATTACGAAGAACTTAGAAACTCGATGGAAAAACTACAACTTAACGATGCATCGTTAGTGTTTGCTCCAGAAAGTTCTGCAGCTTTAGGTTTTGGTTTCCGTTGTGGATTTTTAGGAATGTTACACATGGAAATTATCCAAGAACGTTTAGAACGTGAGTTTGATATGACGGTAATTACTACTGTTCCCAATGTATCGTACCACGCCTTTACGAACAAAAACCCGAACGAAGCTTTTATTGTAAATAACCCATCGGATTTACCAGATCCTTCTACCGTAAACCGTGTAGAAGAACCATATATTAAAGCGACTATTATTACCAAAGCCGATTTTGTTGGTAATGTGATGTCTCTTTGTATTGAAAAACGTGGTATCGTTCTTAATCAAACCTATTTAACACCAGAACGTGTTGAGTTAACTTTTGAAATGCCTCTTGCTGAAATTGTATTCGATTTTTACGATCGTTTAAAAACAGTTTCTAAAGGGTATGCTTCTTTCGATTACCATCCTATTGGAATGAAAGAATCTAAATTAGTACGTTTAGACATTCTTTTAAATGCACTTACTGTTGATGCGCTTTCTGCCTTAATTCATGCCGATAATGCACAGAATATTGGTAAGAAAATGTGTGAGAAATTAAAAGAATTAATTCCACGCCAACAATTCGATATTCCAATTCAAGCTGCTATTGGTGCAAAAATTATTTCGAGAGAAACAATTAAAGCCCTTAGAAAAGATGTAACAGCAAAATGTTATGGTGGTGATATTTCTCGTAAAAGAAAACTACTTGAAAAACAGAAAAAAGGTAAAAAACGTATGCGTCAAGTTGGTAATGTAGAAATACCTCAACAAGCGTTTATGGCTGTTTTAAAGTTGAATGATTAA
- a CDS encoding LytR/AlgR family response regulator transcription factor produces MKILILEDEIPAYQKLISFVNDYFEDEIPHDWARSLSEGKALLINNTYDFILSDIQLLDGLSFDLFNDVSINTPIIFCSAHDDYLFQAFNTNGIAYILKPYTESDFKKAIEKYQSLFKQGYYTALNQETITELKSALKEEHASYKKRFVIKKAKGIQLLNVLEITKIEASGDFCIATDLKGKRHTISQNLGSINQQLHPNKFFKINRSEIICIDAIENIESHFKNRLLITITGIKEKVMTSSSTTSDFRRWLEQ; encoded by the coding sequence ATGAAGATTTTAATTTTAGAAGACGAAATACCAGCATACCAAAAGCTAATATCTTTTGTAAACGATTATTTTGAAGATGAAATTCCTCACGATTGGGCGCGTTCTTTAAGTGAAGGGAAAGCTTTGTTGATTAATAATACTTACGATTTTATTCTGTCGGATATACAATTGTTAGATGGACTTTCATTCGATTTATTTAATGACGTTTCTATAAATACGCCCATTATTTTCTGTTCGGCTCACGATGATTATTTATTTCAAGCTTTTAATACCAATGGTATTGCTTATATCTTAAAACCATACACAGAGTCGGACTTTAAGAAGGCTATCGAGAAATACCAGTCACTTTTTAAACAAGGGTATTACACAGCATTAAATCAAGAAACAATAACCGAACTAAAGTCGGCTTTAAAAGAAGAACACGCTAGTTATAAAAAACGATTTGTTATTAAAAAAGCCAAAGGAATTCAGTTATTAAACGTTTTGGAAATAACAAAAATTGAAGCTTCTGGAGATTTTTGTATTGCAACCGATTTAAAAGGAAAACGACATACTATTTCTCAAAATTTAGGATCTATTAATCAGCAATTACATCCTAATAAATTCTTCAAAATTAATAGAAGTGAAATTATATGTATTGATGCTATCGAAAATATAGAAAGTCATTTTAAAAATCGCTTATTAATTACTATTACAGGAATTAAAGAAAAAGTTATGACGAGTTCGTCAACAACTTCCGATTTTAGAAGGTGGTTGGAGCAGTAA
- a CDS encoding sensor histidine kinase: MNKKINRTDFLILGVYFLVSFIIQGKYYIERDALLREYLIDFPVEIISVTSVIFLFTFWLIPKVVVQKKYVLFIIYGVLILLIIPGIDYTIGFWTGANDWAKFPKGIDFVLQMISLGTQQSAFPFALFLTKKFYEGQTEYLKIEKQQKENELKLLRSQIDPHFLFNNLNTLDALIDRDTIKAKEYINRLSLIYRYLIKTKDAEVMELSEEIELAENYMFLIKTRFATDYDFKIEKKIDIEDKFIPTGAIQTLLENVVKHNKPVDGSAIKTVICIDENELTVVNTKSNIISKNESFGTGLENLRTRYKFLSDKEVVIVNTEEEFKITIPIIKLVEEN, from the coding sequence ATGAATAAGAAAATAAATAGAACCGATTTTTTAATTTTAGGCGTTTATTTTTTGGTGTCGTTTATTATTCAAGGCAAGTATTATATTGAACGTGATGCGTTGCTGAGAGAATATTTAATCGATTTTCCTGTCGAGATTATAAGTGTTACAAGTGTTATTTTTTTATTTACATTTTGGTTAATACCAAAAGTAGTTGTTCAAAAAAAATACGTTTTGTTTATAATTTACGGCGTTTTAATTTTACTTATTATTCCAGGGATCGATTATACTATCGGTTTTTGGACAGGGGCTAACGATTGGGCGAAATTTCCAAAAGGCATCGATTTTGTTTTACAAATGATTAGTTTAGGAACTCAGCAATCGGCCTTTCCATTTGCTTTATTTCTAACTAAAAAATTCTATGAAGGGCAAACCGAATACTTGAAAATTGAAAAACAGCAGAAAGAAAACGAACTTAAATTACTTCGCTCACAAATAGACCCGCATTTTTTGTTCAATAATTTAAATACCCTAGATGCACTTATTGATCGCGATACAATAAAAGCTAAAGAGTATATTAATAGGTTGTCGCTTATTTACAGGTATTTAATAAAAACCAAAGATGCTGAGGTTATGGAGTTATCTGAAGAAATTGAACTAGCCGAAAATTATATGTTTTTAATTAAAACACGTTTTGCAACAGATTACGATTTTAAAATAGAAAAGAAAATTGATATTGAAGATAAGTTTATACCAACAGGAGCAATACAAACATTACTAGAAAATGTGGTGAAACATAATAAACCCGTTGACGGTAGTGCTATAAAAACGGTAATTTGTATTGATGAAAATGAATTAACGGTGGTTAACACTAAGTCTAATATTATATCTAAAAACGAATCGTTTGGAACAGGTTTAGAGAACTTGAGAACACGATACAAATTCTTATCGGATAAAGAGGTTGTTATTGTTAATACTGAAGAGGAATTTAAAATAACAATTCCGATTATTAAATTAGTTGAAGAAAATTGA